A part of Vigna radiata var. radiata cultivar VC1973A chromosome 11, Vradiata_ver6, whole genome shotgun sequence genomic DNA contains:
- the LOC106777421 gene encoding VQ motif-containing protein 29-like — MEAYSSSYPASKSSSMLHSVRKAPAKPWKKAPVAPPAPTPIRVYKVDAINFRDLVQRLTGAPEFNPELHNQLFQRVSPIATAPPQAMLSSRDNIVAPSSAVSSANWYQEQKPQTLEFNLSSSSSHNWCSVPRTTQGTMTTLEPGRVL; from the coding sequence ATGGAAGCTTATTCCAGCTCTTACCCTGCGTCCAAGTCTAGTTCTATGCTTCATTCTGTGAGGAAGGCACCAGCAAAACCGTGGAAGAAGGCGCCGGTGGCACCACCGGCACCGACACCGATCAGAGTGTACAAGGTGGATGCTATCAACTTCCGCGACCTTGTTCAGCGGCTTACGGGTGCACCCGAATTCAACCCTGAACTTCATAATCAACTTTTCCAAAGGGTTTCACCTATTGCTACCGCGCCCCCACAGGCAATGTTGTCAAGCAGAGACAACATCGTTGCACCATCCTCTGCTGTGTCCTCCGCTAACTGGTACCAGGAGCAGAAACCTCAAACATTGGaatttaatttatcatcttcctcttctcaTAACTGGTGCTCTGTCCCTCGTACCACCCAAGGAACTATGACCACCTTGGAACCGGGTCGGGTTCTTTAG